The genomic region TGTTCCGATCGAACAGGCGTCTTCGTTCGGCGTCATCGTAACTGACAGCGAGAGAAGGATCATCGGTTTCGAGGAAAAACCGAAGAGTCCGACACCGATGCCTGACAATCCAAGCCGCGCCTATGTCTCCATGGGCAACTATATCTTCTCCAGAGAGATCCTCCTGGATGCCCTCGCAAAGACGCAGAGAAAGAGGCACTATGATTTCGGCGCCCATGTCATCCCCGGTCTTGTTCCTTCACGAAAAGTCTTTGCCTATGATTTTGCTACGAACATCATACCGGGGACCATGCCCTACGAAGAAGAGGGATACTGGCGGGACGTCGGTAGTATAGCGTCTTTTTTCGATGCCCATATGGACATGCTCGGCAGTGCCCCCCTATTCGAGCTCGACAACAAACTCTGGCCGATACATCCTTCAGGATACATCGGACCGGCAGCCAAGATACTGAAGGGAGATATAACGAACAGTCTTATTTCCGAGGGGACTGTCATTCATGGTGCTGCCATACGCAACTCCGTGATCAGATGCGGCGTCACTATCGAGGAGGGCGTAAGTGTCGAAGACTGTATCGTCCTTGACCATTCGGTTCTGAAGAGAGGGTGCAGGCTGAGAAGGGTGATCGTTGACAAGCTGAACGTAGTCCAGGAGAAGGAAGTGATCGGATACAACCCTGAAAGAGATCGTTTCCGTTGTCACATCGATCCTTCGGGTATAGCGATACTTCCCCGAGGCGGCAGGCCCTTAAAGATCAGCGAATAAAGAGAATACCCTCTCACCTGCTCCACTTAACAGCCCGATGCCTCGGACAGGACGCCGGGAAAGGCCATACAATGCGTCATCTCGCAGATACTATCCTGAGCAATCCACAGGTGTCCGCCGTCTTTGGCTCCGGCTTCGAAGTCTATCTCATCGGCGGGTACCTGCGTGACCTCTTCAGGGGGGTGATCTCCCGTGATATCGACTTTGTCTTCAGGGGCGACCCAAAGGCCTTTATTGACCGTCTTACGTCGCGCATTGGAGGGAGGGTTGTTGAATTTGAGAAGAAGGGATTGACGAGACTTGTCCTGAATAGGACTACCCTGGACTTTACTGAGCTTAAGGGAGGACTGATCGAGGACCTTTCGCAAAGAGACTTCGCGATGAATTCTCTTGCATGGTCGCCGCAAGAGGGTGTCATCGATCCCTTTAAGGGCTGTGACGATATCAGAAGGGGCATCGTCAGGGCGATAGCCAGGAAGAATTTTATCGACGACCCGCTCCGCCTTTTAAGGGCTTACCGTTTCGCCGGCGAGTTCTCCTGGCATATTGAGACCAAGACAAGGACATTCATAAAAGAATTGCACGATAACATGCAACGTCCGTCCCATGAAAGGATTACTTTAGAGATATTCAAGCTCCTCAACTCCGCTGGCTACAGAAGAGCCATTAAGTGGTCCCATGCCGATGGCATCCTGACCTCTTTTTTGGTTATAGATTCCGGGAGATTAAGGAGAAATATTAAAGCATTTTCAAGCTTTGACACCTTTCTTGAGAAGCTACCTGACAGGTATCGCTTGAAGTTTCAGGAGTCCTTTGCCCAGGATTTAACTTATTGCGGACTCCTGAGGGCTGAAATCCTTCTCTATGGCGCAGACCTGAAGACCAGCAGATTACGACTGAGCAATACCATAGCGAAGAGGATCGCCCTCACTACTGATCTCCTCAGCCTCTACGAGAAGCACCCAAAACTGCTGAGGAGGGAACTCTATCAGCTGTTCGCCAAGGCAGACCCGTCAGTCATGGACTTCGCCTTCCTCACCAGGAAAAAGAGGGTAATTGACGAAGCAGGAAGGTTCGTGAATTCACGAATGGTTATCTCTTCCGAGGAAATCATGGAAATGACCGGCCTAAGACCTGGGTCAGAGCTCGGGGCCATAATAAAGGAGATTAGAAGGCTCCAATTTTTTAGGGTCATCTCCGATAGGGCCGATGCTGAGAGATGGCTGAAAAGACAATGCCCTCCAGGGTCTGAGGGGGTTATTTAGGGTTCTGCGAGGTGGATGTGCAGCGCCATTTGATTTAACATAATATATCTTATCAGACATAAGATATGAACAGAGAATGTTAAGAAAATGTTACTAACTTGGTTTACAAGGGGAAGAATCGCAGGCTACCTAAAGGACTTTACGCTCTTGAACAGGATTTAGGCAGGTTATGTTGTCTTTAAATACAATGACTTAGAAGGCTTTCATCGGAAGTCCCGAGAAGTCTCTCTCCATCATGTCCTACAATCCTTATCCTTACTATCTCTCCGGGTACGGTCCTCTCTAGAACCGCCGTGACCTTAAGATAGTTGGCGGTGGTGCCGACAGAGCGACCATCAGCCGAGGTCTTCTCAATGAGGGTGTCCAAAACTGTTCCGAGTTGCTGATTCATAAAGGAGTATCTCTTTTCACGGCCCAGTTGAGCCAATCTGTAACAGCGATCCTTCTTCATGTCAGGAGATATCTGGGTCTCAAACGCAGCGGCCCTTGTTCCCGGCCTAGGCGAATAAGGAAAGACGTGAAGATAGGAGAAAGGAAGTGACTCTATGAGAGAATAGGTGTCTGAAAAATCCTTCACATCCTCTCCGGGAAACCCGACAATCACATCTGTTCCGATAGATATGCCCGGCAGCTTTTCACGAATCTCTTGCAGGCGCCTCATAAATGTCAGGGAATCATAGCTTCTGTTCATGAGTTTGAGTATCCTGTCGCTCCCGCTCTGGAGAGGCATGTGGAGATGGCTGCATACTCTTTCCTCAGCCAGCAATTCGATGAGATCATCGTCGATCTCATTGATCTCGAGGGAGCTTAATCTGATCCTCTTTATAGAGGTGTGCAATAGCGCCTTTGTTAAATCTGAAAGCTTAACCTTAGGATTAAGATCATAACCATATGTGCCTAAATGAATGCCTGTCAGGACGATCTCATGGTACATCAAAGAGAGCTTCTCGGCCTGAGAAATAACAGAGTCAGGACTGACGCTCTTCGATCTCCCCCTCGCCTTCGGAATTATGCAGTAGGTGCAGGAATAGTTGCAACCGTCCTGGATCTTCAGGAAGGCCCTGCTCCTCGCCCTCACACCATAATCAAAAGAGTTTTCTCTATTTCCTGCAAGTTCATTAATGAAGGCGGCCTTCTCACTGTTCCTGATTACCCTTGTCACACCGGACATAACTGAGACGTCCCCTGCATTCAGTTCAGAATAGCATCCCGTCACGAGAATCCTGGCACCCGCTCGATGTGCCCTCCGTATGAGCTGCCTCGACTGATAGTCACTCTTGGACGTCACCGAACAAGTATTAATCACACAAAGCTCGGGTCCTTCAGAGAGTTCTACAATGCTCCAACCGGCTGAACGGAGATTGGCCTCTATCTGTGAACTCTCGGCCTGGTTTACTTTGCATCCGAGATTCAGGACTGAAGCCTTCACATGAGTGAACCGAGAAGGGAATGCCTGCGGCCCTCCACTATCCTGACCCTCGCAAAGGAACCGGTCTGCCCATCTCTCCCCCTGAAGTTGACAATCTTGTTCGTCCGTGTTCTTCCGGTTAACAGCTCGCTGTCGCTTTCACTCGGCCCCTCAACGAGTATCTCTTGATAAGTCCCCTCATAGGATCTGTTTTTTTTCAAGGTGATGGAGTCCTGAAGATCAAGTATCTCTGTAAGCCTTCTCGAAGCAACGGCGTCGTCAACCTTGCTGTCCATGAGAGTAGCCACAGTTCCTGGTCTCGGCGAATACTTGAAGGCGAAGATGCCGTCAAACTCCAATTTTTTCAGGGCCTTCAGCGTATCTTCATGATCCTCTTCCGTCTCGCCGGGGAAGCCTGTAATGATATCAGTCGTGAAGGAAAGGCCTTTTATCTTTTTCCTCAGTTTGGTCACGATTTCTTTGTATTCATCGAAAGTATACCCCCTGTTCATCAGATCCAATATCCTGCTCGAACCTGACTGAAGGGGCAAATGTAGATGTTCGCATACCTTGGGAAGTTCTTCGAACGCAGAAGCAAGGCCATCAGAAAGATCCCTTGGATGAGACGTAACAAACCTTATCCTCTCAATCCACCTGACCGAGTTA from Thermodesulfovibrionales bacterium harbors:
- a CDS encoding sugar phosphate nucleotidyltransferase, giving the protein VPIEQASSFGVIVTDSERRIIGFEEKPKSPTPMPDNPSRAYVSMGNYIFSREILLDALAKTQRKRHYDFGAHVIPGLVPSRKVFAYDFATNIIPGTMPYEEEGYWRDVGSIASFFDAHMDMLGSAPLFELDNKLWPIHPSGYIGPAAKILKGDITNSLISEGTVIHGAAIRNSVIRCGVTIEEGVSVEDCIVLDHSVLKRGCRLRRVIVDKLNVVQEKEVIGYNPERDRFRCHIDPSGIAILPRGGRPLKISE
- the mtaB gene encoding tRNA (N(6)-L-threonylcarbamoyladenosine(37)-C(2))-methylthiotransferase MtaB: MKASVLNLGCKVNQAESSQIEANLRSAGWSIVELSEGPELCVINTCSVTSKSDYQSRQLIRRAHRAGARILVTGCYSELNAGDVSVMSGVTRVIRNSEKAAFINELAGNRENSFDYGVRARSRAFLKIQDGCNYSCTYCIIPKARGRSKSVSPDSVISQAEKLSLMYHEIVLTGIHLGTYGYDLNPKVKLSDLTKALLHTSIKRIRLSSLEINEIDDDLIELLAEERVCSHLHMPLQSGSDRILKLMNRSYDSLTFMRRLQEIREKLPGISIGTDVIVGFPGEDVKDFSDTYSLIESLPFSYLHVFPYSPRPGTRAAAFETQISPDMKKDRCYRLAQLGREKRYSFMNQQLGTVLDTLIEKTSADGRSVGTTANYLKVTAVLERTVPGEIVRIRIVGHDGERLLGTSDESLLSHCI